In the genome of Mytilus edulis chromosome 3, xbMytEdul2.2, whole genome shotgun sequence, one region contains:
- the LOC139515533 gene encoding interaptin-like codes for MTSTDWLDDIKHRLHDNNRPEDIKQRLHDNNRLEDLKQRLHDNNRLEDLKQRLQDNNRLEDIKRRLHDNNRLEDLKQRLHDNNRLEDIKHRLHDNNRLEDIKQRLHDNNRLEDIKQRLHDNNRLDDIKQRLQDNNRLEDIKQRLHDNNRLDDIKHRLHDNNILEDLKQRLHDNNRLEDIKQRLHDNNRLEDIKQRLHDNNRLEDLKQRLHDNNRLDDIKHRLQDNNRLEDLKQRLHDNNRLDDIKHRLHDNNRLEDLKQRLHDNNRLDDIKHRLHDNNRLEDLKQRLHDNNRLEDIKQRLHDNNRLEDIKQRLHDNNRLEDIKQRLHDNNRLDDIKQRLQDNNRLDDIKHRLHDNNRLDDIKHRLHDNNRLDDIKHRLHDNNRLEDLKQLEDLKHRLDDNNRLEDIKHRLHDNNRLDDIKHRLHDNNRLEDLKQRLHDNNRLEDLKQKLHDNNRLEDLKQRLHDNNRLEDIKQRLHDNNRLEDLKQRLHDNNRLEDLKQRLHDNNRLDDIKQRLHDNNRLEDIKQRLHDNNRLEDIKQRLHDNNRLDDIKHRLHDNNRLDDIKHRLHDNNRLEDLKHRLHDNNRLEDLKQKLHDNNRLEDLKQRLHDNNRLDDIKHRLHDNNRLEDLKQKLHDNNRLEDLKQRLHENNRLEDIKHRLHDNNRLEDIKQRLHDNNRVDDIKHRLHDNNRLDDIKHRLHDNNRLDGIKQRLHDNNRLDDIKQRLHDNNRLEDLKQRLHDNNRLEDLKQRLHDNNRLDDIKQRLHDNNRLEDLKHRLHDNNRLDDIKQRLHDNNRLEDLKQRLHDNNRLEDLKQRLHDNNRLDDIKQRLQDNNRLDDIKHGLHDNHRLDDCTIKTG; via the exons ATGACATCAACAGATTG GCTAGATGACATAAAACACAGACTGCACGATAACAACAGGCCAGAGGACATAAAACAGAGACTGCACGATAACAACAGACTAGAGGATCTAAAACAGAGACTGCACGATAACAACAGGCTAGAGGACCTAAAACAGAGACTGCAAGATAACAACAGGCTAGAGGACATAAAACGGAGACTGCACGATAACAACAGACTAGAGGACCTAAAACAGAGACTGCACGATAACAACAGGCTAGAGGACATAAAACACAGACTGCACGATAACAACAGACTAGAGGACATAAAACAGAGACTGCACGATAACAACAGACTAGAGGACATAAAACAGAGACTGCACGATAACAACAGGCTAGATGACATAAAACAGAGACTGCAAGATAACAACAGACTAGAGGACATAAAACAGAGATTGCACGATAACAACAGGCTAGATGACATTAAACACAGACTGCACGATAACAACATACTAGAGGACCTAAAACAGAGACTGCACGATAACAACAGGCTAGAGGACATAAAACAGAGACTGCACGATAACAACAGGCTAGAGGACATAAAACAGAGACTGCACGATAACAACAGACTAGAGGACCTAAAACAGAGACTTCACGATAACAACAGGCTAGATGACATAAAACACAGACTGCAAGATAACAACAGGTTAGAGGACCTCAAACAGAGACTGCACGATAACAACAGGCTAGATGACATAAAACACAGACTGCACGATAACAACAGACTAGAGGACCTAAAACAGAGACTGCACGATAACAACAGGCTAGATGACATAAAACACAGACTGCACGATAACAACAGACTAGAGGACCTAAAACAGAGACTGCACGATAACAACAGGCTAGAGGACATAAAACAGAGACTGCACGATAACAACAGGCTAGAGGACATAAAACAGAGACTGCACGATAACAACAGACTAGAGGACATAAAACAGAGACTGCACGATAACAACAGGCTAGATGACATAAAACAGAGACTGCAAGATAACAACAGACTAGATGACATAAAACACAGACTGCACGATAACAACAGACTAGATGACATAAAACACAGACTGCACGATAACAACAGACTAGATGACATAAAACACAGACTGCACGATAACAACAGGCTAGAGGACCTGAAACA ACTAGAGGACCTAAAACACAGACTGGACGATAACAACAGGCTAGAGGACATAAAACACAGACTGCACGATAACAACAGACTAGATGACATAAAACACAGACTGCACGATAACAACAGACTAGAGGACCTAAAACAGAGACTGCACGATAACAACAGGCTAGAGGACCTAAAACAGAAACTGCACGATAACAACAGACTAGAGGACCTAAAACAGAGACTGCACGATAACAACAGACTAGAGGACATAAAACAGAGACTGCACGATAACAACAGGCTAGAGGACCTAAAACAGAGACTGCACGATAACAACAGACTAGAGGACCTAAAACAGAGACTGCATGATAACAACAGACTAGATGACATAAAACAGAGACTGCACGATAACAACAGACTAGAGGACATAAAACAGAGACTGCACGATAACAACAGACTAGAGGACATAAAACAGAGACTGCACGATAACAACAGGCTAGATGACATAAAACACAGACTGCACGATAACAACAGACTAGATGACATAAAACACAGACTGCACGATAACAACAGACTAGAGGATCTAAAACACAGACTGCACGATAACAACAGGCTAGAGGACCTAAAACAGAAACTGCACGATAACAACAGACTAGAGGACCTAAAACAGAGACTGCACGATAACAACAGGCTAGATGACATAAAACACAGACTGCACGATAACAACAGGCTAGAGGACCTAAAACAGAAACTGCACGATAACAACAGACTAGAGGACCTAAAACAGAGACTGCATGAGAACAACAGACTAGAGGACATAAAACACAGACTGCACGATAACAACAGGCTAGAGGACATAAAACAGAGACTGCACGATAACAACAGGGTAGATGACATAAAACACAGACTGCACGATAACAACAGGCTAGATGACATAAAACACAGACTGCATGATAACAACAGGCTAGATGGCATAAAACAGAGACTGCACGATAACAACAGGCTAGATGACATAAAACAGAGACTGCACGATAACAACAGGCTAGAGGACCTAAAACAGAGACTGCACGATAACAACAGGCTAGAGGACCTAAAACAGAGACTGCACGATAACAACAGGCTAGATGACATAAAACAGAGACTGCACGATAACAACAGGCTAGAGGACCTAAAACACAGACTGCACGATAACAACAGGCTAGATGACATAAAACAGAGACTGCACGATAACAACAGGCTAGAGGACCTAAAACAGAGACTGCACGATAACAACAGGCTAGAGGACCTAAAACAGAGACTGCACGATAACAACAGGCTAGATGACATAAAACAGAGACTGCAAGATAACAACAGGCTAGATGACATAAAACACGGGCTGCACGATAACCACAGGCTAGATGATTGCACGATAAAAACAggctag
- the LOC139515006 gene encoding uncharacterized protein, which translates to MTMSKTFLFLLNVCILMVLTSFISKFMFVENKTFQRRQSESAFQTKSTTQTSTKDSMLTSESTQLEQHTDHKIDTKNHHSKSSQSLSVTIRSRLQNLSDPGSHGNNLHDCQKIQMKRADVLSLTDREKKRLTICVSNYLLDYNKGNAIWTGNKAEIRWNNHTFLNDRSSVLDIGGNTGIDASHIISLFKPMRYIILEPLKRYYNHLVNTFSSEHMVEVYQFGVGKQNAKLDISMRGPNGEGSSVFINQTSNKKTTIQIFNITHIFIRLGFSCENQLDLMTINCEGCEFEVIEELQKTNILNYIKNIQFATHSTLKYLKEPKYRYCRIQELLSRTHMLSYQYKFIWESWKRRDLVKLY; encoded by the coding sequence ATGACAATGTCAAAGACATTCTTATTCCTACTCAATGTGTGTATCTTAATGGTTCTCACGTCATTTATTAGCAAATTTATGTTCGtcgaaaacaaaacatttcaaagaagACAGTCCGAATCTGCATTCCAAACAAAGTCAACAACTCAGACTTCAACAAAGGATTCAATGTTAACGTCGGAATCCACACAGCTTGAACAACATACAGATcataaaattgatacaaaaaatcatcattctaaatcatCACAATCTCTGTCTGTAACAATTCGTTCTCGTCTGCAAAATTTATCTGACCCAGGATCGCATGGGAATAATTTACATGACTGTCAGAAAATACAGATGAAACGTGCCGATGTACTGTCTCTAACAGACCGCGAGAAGAAGCGACTGACAATTTGTGTTAGTAATTATCTATTGGATTATAACAAAGGAAATGCAATTTGGACAGGGAACAAAGCTGAAATTCGTTGGAACAACCATACGTTCCTTAATGATAGAAGTTCAGTGCTGGACATCGGTGGCAATACTGGAATAGATGCAAGTCATATCATTTCGTTATTTAAACCAATGCGTTATATCATTTTAGAGCCGCTAAAGCGATACTATAATCATTTAGTAAATACATTTTCATCGGAACATATGGTTGAAGTTTATCAGTTTGGTGTTGGGAAAcaaaatgccaaattagatatatCTATGAGAGGACCGAATGGTGAAGGCTCGtcagtttttataaatcaaacatcAAATAAGAAAACAACAATCCAGATCTTCAACATTACTCACATTTTTATACGGTTAGGTTTTAGTTGTGAAAACCAACTAGATCTAATGACTATAAACTGTGAAGGGTGTGAATTTGAAGTTATAGAAGAActtcaaaaaacaaatattctcaattacataaaaaatatacaatttgcCACTCATTCAACCTTGAAATACTTGAAAGAGCCAAAATACAGATATTGCAGAATTCAGGAATTATTATCTAGGACACACATGTTATCTTACCAATATAAGTTTATATGGGAATCGTGGAAAAGGCGAGACCTTGTAAAATTATATTAG